The Pedobacter ginsengisoli region CAGTGTAAAAATAATCAGCTGATTTTCAAAAGGCATAAGCTCAAAAACATTGGAAACGGTAACGTTGCCCTTAGGAAAATCTACACGTAAACCTCCTTTTGTTGATGGCAACGCAAAATCAATATTCTGGTCGTATTTAAGTGCCTGTTCCAGAACTGCATCAGAAAAGAAATTGCTAAGCAGGCTTTCAGGTAAAGTATCGCTGCTTTTTTTAGACATCTGCGCTGCCGAATGACCTATAACTTTATTCATTTCAGCATCAAGCTGAGCCTTGTAAGGCAAATAGGTTTTTATAATTGAACTATCAACTGTAAGTTCCTTATTAACATTGTATTCAGCCCGATTGGTCTTTACAAGATGGTATCCTGAAGAGCATGAAGCAACTAAAAGGACAACTGATAGCGCTAAATAATTCCTGAATGATTTGATAGGTTCCACCATATTTATTTTGGTACAAAAATACGGCAAACATTGCAATATGATGTAAAAATATAGTGATAATAGTGTTAAATAATAAGCCCCATTATCTTGAAAGTTCACAGATAATGGGGCTCCAATAACGATTCTGTTAACAGTTGTCCTATTAAACCTTACAAGTTCTTTGTAATCGCTTCATCTAAAGGTTTCACTTTGGAACGGAAACGGTGTACCAACTGGCCTTTTTCATTTATCAGGAATTTTTCGAAGTTCCATTGAATATCACCAGTAAAATCAGGGTTTTCCTGACTGGTTAAATATTTAAATAATGGGCTGATATCATCTCCTTTAACGCTGCTTTTTTCTGACAACAAGAAGGTAACATTGTATTTTCCAGTACAAAATTCTTTAATCTCGCTATTTGTAGCCAATTCCTGGCCACCAAAATTACCAGCCGGGAAACCAATTAACACTACATTTTTACCATATTGTTTTTGTAATTTTTCAAGGTCTTCGTACTGAGGTGTAAACCCGCATTTAGAAGCTGTATTTACAATCAGGATCTTTTTACCCTTAAATTTAGAAAGCTTAATCTCCTTACCATCAATGGTTTTAAAAGAAAAATCATAAACGTTTTTAGTTGGAGGCGTAAACAGAAGGCTTAACAGGATGAGTAATGTATTCATGGTTTTATGTTTTTTATATCTACGAAGTTAAGCACAAAAAAAATAGATAATTATATTATTTAAGTAAAATGTTTAAAACAGTTTTTAGCGCTGCCGGTCGAATTTAATGCCCTGAAAGCAGCAATCCCGGCATTGCTCATTATCAGGTAAAACAAGTCACTTTTAAATAAATTTGTCAGAAAAGTTAGATCGGATTTTGAAATTAGGCTTATTTATAGCTTTATTTGCAGAAAAACGTTCTGAATGGCGAAGAATTTACTAATAGTTGAGTCACCTGCGAAAGCGAAAACCATAGAGGGGTATTTGGGTAAGGATTTTCTTGTTAAATCTAGTTACGGTCACATTCGTGACTTGATTAAGGGAGATATGGGAATTGATATCTCTAATAATTTTGCTCAAACCTACGAAGTCCCTTCAGATAAAAAGCAAGTTGTTGCCGAGTTAAGAAAACTAGCTAAGGAGGCCGAAATGGTATGGCTAGCATCCGATGAGGACCGTGAAGGAGAAGCCATTTCCTGGCATTTGTACGAAACTTTAGGACTTAAAGAAGCCAAAACAAAACGTATTGTTTTTCATGAAATTACCAAGCCTGCAATTTTAAAGGCTATTGAAACACCCCGTACAATTGACTATAACCTGGTTCATGCACAACAGGCGCGCCGCGTGTTAGATAGGTTGGTTGGTTTTGAACTTTCTCCGGTCTTGTGGAAAAAGGTTAAACCATCACTTTCGGCAGGTCGGGTACAATCAGTAGCAGTTCGTTTAATTGTAGATAGAGAAAGAGAAGTAAATAAATTCAATGCTTCGGCAGCATTTAAAATAACTGCACAGTTTTCGACCGGAAAAGGAAAGGAAATTGTTAGAGCAGAATTGCCTCAGCGATTTGAAAAAGAAGCAGATGCAGAGCAGTTTTTAACAGACTGTATTGATGCTGGTTTCGCGGTTGATAGTTTAGAAACGAAGCCTGCAAAACGTAATCCTGCAGCTCCGTTTACCACTTCTACCTTACAGCAAGAAGCTTCCCGCAAACTGGGTTATTCAGTTTCAAGGACAATGCAAATTGCGCAAAGACTGTATGAAAGTGGACGAATCACCTATATGCGTACCGATTCAGTGAACTTATCGGAAACGGCATTACAGGCTGCAGCAAGTGAAATAAAATCTGCTTATGGCGATAAATATCACCACTTAAGGGTATACAAAACTAAATCGGCAGGTGCACAAGAGGCTCACGAAGCCATCCGCCCTACTTATTTTAATCATCATACTGTACCAGGCGACAGTTCTGAACAACGTTTATATGAGTTGATCTGGAAACGTGCCATCGCTTCACAAATGAGTGAGGCTTTATTTGAAAAAACAACCGCCCAAATAGGCATCAGCACGCGCAAAGAGAACTTAATTGCCGAGGGTGAGGTTTTAAAATTTGATGGTTTCTTAAAGGTTTATCTTGAATCCAGTGATGATGATGACCTTGAGGATTCAGAAGGTAACAGCATGTTGCCACCATTGGTAAGAGGTCAGGAATTGACTTTAAAAGAGATGAATGCAACTGAACGTTTCTCCAGACCACCGGCCAGATATACAGAGGCAAGTTTGGTTAAAAAACTAGAAGAGCTTGGTATTGGAAGGCCATCTACTTACGCACCAACAATTTCGACCATCCAAAACCGCGGTTATGTGGTTAAAGAAGATCGTGATGGCCGTCAGCGTTCATTCAGTGCTATTGTATTAGCCAATGGTGCTATCAAAAAACAAATTAAAACTGAAATAACAGGTGCAGAAAAAGGCAAGTTGTTCCCTACAGATATAGGAGAAGTTGTTAACGATTTTCTGGTTGAACACTTTAAGGGAATTGTAGATTTTAACTTTACGGCAAGTGTAGAAAAGGAATTTGATGAGATTGCGCAAGGGCTGCAGGAATGGACAAAGATGCTTCACTCCTTCTATACTCCTTTCCATAATGAGGTTGAAACTACTTTAGAAAATGCCGACAGGGCTAATGGCGAGCGTTTATTGGGTGTTGATCCGGTAAGTGGTAAAAATGTTTATGCTAAGGTTGGTAAATTTGGTCCGTTGGTCCAAATTGGTCAGAATGACGACGAAGAAAAACCTCGTTATGCGAGCTTATCTAAATCGCAATCTGTGGCAACGGTTACTTTAGAAAATGCTTTGGAACAGTTTAAACTGCCTTTCCAACTTGAAGATTATGAAGGTAAAGAGGTTTCTGTTGGTGTAGGTCGTTTTGGTCCTTATGTCAAATGGGGTGATGCTTACATCTCTGTTCCTAAAAATGAAGATCCTTTATCAATTGACAGAGATCGTGCAATAGAGATTATTGGCGAAAAAATTACTGCTGATGCTCCGGTTGCCCATTACCAGAATTTACCTGTTACCAAAGGAAAAGGACGATTCGGGCCGTTTATTAAATGGAACGATTTGTTTATCAATGTGCCTAAGGCTTATAATTTTGATAATCTAAAACAATCGGATATTGAAGAGCTGATTGGTAAAAAAATAGAAAAAGAGGCCAATAGGTTTATACAGCAGTGGGCTGAAGAAAAAATTGCTATCGAAAATGGCCGATGGGGACCGTTTATTCGCTTTGGTAAAGAAATGCTTAAGTTACGTAAAAATCCGACTACTAACGACAAATATACTCAAGAGGAATTAGAGGTAATTTCTTTAGATGAAGTTAAAAAATTGATAGTTGAGCAGGTGCCTAACGCTTTTGAACCTAAAACCAAGAAAGCAGCAGCAAAGAAAACCGGTACAACGGCCAAGAAAGTAACAGCTAAAGCGCCTGCAAAAAAGAAAGTTGCAGCGAAGAAGTAGGTATTTATTATATGAAAAAAGACCTTCCTGAAAATATAGTTGAAGATGTTGCGATGGCTGTAGTGCTAATCAATGAAAGTCCGGAAGTAAAAAACTGGACTGTTTATCTTGTTAATCTTAAAGACATTCCAATAGATAATGTACTGATCAGCTCTAAAGGGTACGGAGAAAAGGACGGTAAACTGGTAAAAACTTCTGTACTCCGACACTTTCTGGGCAACATTAACGCCAAATCTTTTGCTGGAGTAGAAGCTATCGATACAGAAGTTTTCGGCTTAACAAACGAATACTGGTTAAGCTATTATATAGACGGGGTTATTTACGACAAAAAGTTTATTTTCCTACCGGAAAGCATTGTAGATGAAAACTTAATACGTGTTCCTCTTGTAAATATGCCGGGTGTGATGATCAAATAGTACCCAAAAAGCTTTTACTTTCTGATTTTTCTTCTGTTGATAATAATTGTTTTAGTTTGCCGATGATTTTTACTACTTTTCGTACACATCTTATTACGAAAAATCTGTATCATGGAATCATCCCGCTCTTCCTTTGTTCAAAGGAATAAGAAACCTTTAATTATTGGATCTGTTGCCGTTGTATTGCTAGGCATTGCATCAATTTTCTTCTTTAAAAAAGAAAAACCTAAAGACTATAATCAAAAATATTCTAAATACATAGAGGCCTATACCTCTGGAACCATCTCTAAAAAGAGTTTCATTAGAGTACACTTGGCCAGCGAAGTAAAAACAATGAGTGATGTTGGCGTGGCAGACACCCGTGATTTATTCAGCTTCTCCCCTTCTGTAAAAGGAAAAGCATACTGGATTGATGCCCAGACAGTTGAATTCAGGCCAGATGAGCCTTTAAAATCTGGCGAAACTTATGAAGCCAATTTTGATTTAAGCAAAGTTACCGAAACAGAAAAAGATCTCGAAGAATTTGAATTCGGGTTTAGAGTTATCAGACCGGGAATGAGCCTTAGTCAGGATGGTTTGGTATCGCAAAACAATACTTCGCTAGACTACATGAAGCTTAAGGGTGAAATTACTACCTCTGATCAGGAAGATCCAAAAGCAATTGAAAAAGCATTAATGCTTAATTTCCCACAAACTTTAAAAATAAAATGGCAACATAATCCTGAAAAAAATACTTCTGCCTTTACTGTAGATAGTATTAAAAAAGCAGGTCAGGATACGAAATTAACTTTAAAATGGTCTGGCGAAACCATTGATGCAGACAGCAAAGGTGAGCAAACAGTTGTTGTTCCTGCCAAAGGCGTATTTAAGATTCTGGACATGAAAGCGGTTCAAGACCTTGAAGATTATGCCCTGGTACAGCTTTCTGAACCAGTTGGTGTTGCACAGGATCTGGCTGGTTTAATCTCCTTAAGCGGGTTGTCTGATTTAAGGTTCACTATTGATGGCAGTCAGGTAAAAGTGTATTCGGCCCTTGCCTTGGAAGGAAATTATGCCTTTACCATAAATTCAGGTATCGAAAATATTAACGGAAAGAAACTTGGAGCAGGGAAAACAGCCAATATCATTTTTGAGAACAAATTGCCTTCGGTTGTTATTGCCGGCAGCGGTACCATACTTCCAAATTCGGGTAAACTGGTATTGCCTTTCGAAGCCACCAATTTAAGGGCTGTTGATGTTACAGTTATCAAAATCTATGAAAACAATATCCCTCAGTTTTTCCAGACCAACAGCTATAAAGATGGAAGTGAGATTCGTAGGGTAGGTAAACCTGTTGTTCAAAAAACAATTCGTTTAGACGAAGATAAAGCACTTAACCTGCATAAAAAGAACCGTTTCACATTAGACCTGGATAAGCTGATCAAAACGGAACCGGGTGCAATGTACCGCATAACCATCGGTTTCAGAAATGAGTACAATGTATTTAAATGTGCTGAAGTAACCAACGATGAAGCCACTTCTGATGATGACTATCGTGGTTATGGCGAAAAAATTGATGAGGATGATGAGTTCTGGGAGCGTTACAACAGTTACTATCCTAATAATTACAGGTGGGAAGATCGGGATAACCCTTGCACCCCATCCTACTATACCAATGATAAATGGGCCAGCAGAAACGTAATGGCTTCGAACATTGGTATTATTGCCAAACGCGGTAACGACAATAGTATGCTTGTTGTAACCTCAGATCTGCTTACGGCAAAACCAATGAGCGGTGTTACTTTAGAGCTTTTAGATTACCAGCGCCAGATCATCCATACGGTTAAAACTGATGGCGATGGGATGGCTACTTTTGATCTGAAAAGGAAACCATTCTTATTGATAGCTAAAAATGGCGATGAACGTGGTTACCTCAAAATGGACGATGGTAGTTCCCTTCCTTTAAGCCGATTTGATGTGGGTGGCGATGTGGTGCAGAACGGATTGAAGGGTTATATTTATGGAGAACGAGGTGTTTGGAGACCTGGCGATTCTATATTCGTATCCTTCATTCTTGAGGATAAACTTAAAAAACTTCCAGGCGGATATCCGGTCACTTTTGAATTATACAACCCTCAAGGACAATTAATTAAAAGGATCATCAATGGTAAACCATTAAATGGATTCTATGCTTTTAAAACCGCTACAGAAAACACTGCTCCTACAGGCAACTGGCTTGCTAAAGTAAAAGCGGGTGGTGCAGTGTTCAGCAAAACCATTAAGGTTGAAACCGTAATGCCCAACAGGTTAAAGATAAATTTCAATATAGGCAATGCGGCTTATTTAGGTGTTGGCGGTGCATCTTCAGCTACGCTTTCGGCAAACTGGCTATTTGGTTCTGTAGGTAAAAGCCTGAAAGCTAAGGTTGATGTGAACCTGAATACCATGAAAACCACTTTTAAGGGTTTTGATGAGTATACTTTTGATAACCCTACAGTAGCGTTCCAATCGCAGGTAAAAACCATATTCGAAGGCACATTAAATGAGAATGGAACTGCCGTTGTAAATACCAGTTTAAATGAAAACAATACTGCTCCGGGCATGCTTAAGGCAAACTTTACCACTAAGGTATTTGAAGCAGGCGGTAATTTCAGTATTGATAACTTTAGTATCCCTTACCATGTTTACAACAACTATTACGGTATTAAAACCCCTGATGGTGAGAAATTAAGCGGAATGCTGGTAACCGGCAAGGATCATAAAGTTAATATTGTTAATGTAGACAGGAACGGTAAACTGGTACAAGGTGGCAAAACTGTTGAGGTTGAGCTATACAAAGTACAGTGGCGTTGGTGGTGGGATCAGGACGACCAGAACTCCTATGCTAACTTTACCCAAAACTCTTATAATAAACTCGTTAAAAAAGAAAGCATCACTTTATCAAACGGTAAAGGAAGCTGGAATTTAAGAATAGATGAACCGGAATGGGGTCGTTATCTGATTCTGGTACGCGATGTAAATGGTGGCCATGTAACCGGCAAATCTGTATATGTTGACTGGCCGGGTTGGGCACAACGTGAACAGGCCAACAACCCTACCGAGGCCTCTATGCTATCGTTTACTGCCAATAAAACCAAGTTCAATGTTGGCGAAGATGTGGTATTAACCATCCCATCGGGTAAAGGCGGCAGAGCGTTAATCTCTATAGAAAATGGCAGCAGGGTATTAAAAACCTTCTGGACAGAAACTAAAGCCGGCCAAACACAATTTACCTTTAAGGCCGAAAAGAACATGGCGCCTAATGTGTTTGCCGTGGTTTCTTTGCTTCAGCCACATGCCCAAACGGTAAATGATTTGCCAATAAGGATGTATGGAGCTATTCCATTGCTTATTGAAGATCCTGAAACGATCTTAAAACCGGTTATTAAAATGGCAGATAAGATTAAACCTGAAACAGAGAATAGCATTACTGTTGCGGAACAAAATGGCAAGGCCATGACCTATACAATAGCCATTGTAGATGAAGGTTTGCTTGACCTGACCAGATTTAAAACTCCTGATCCTCATAGTGCTTTTTATGCCCGAGAAGGCTTGGGTGTTAAAACATGGGATTTGTTCGATTATGTACTTGGTGCATGGGGCGGCAATCTGGAACGCATTTTAAGCATTGGTGGTGATGGCAGTGTAAACAGGAATTTGAATCCGGCAAAAGCCAACAGGTTTGTACCTGTGGTAAAATATCTTGGTCCTTTTGCATTGGGCAAAGGCGAAAGCAAAACCCATAAGTTTACGCTTCCGCAATATATTGGCGCGGTAAGAGCAATGGTGGTTGCCGGACAAGATGGTGCTTATGGCTTTGCAGAGAAATCTGTACAGGTTAAAAAACCTTTAATGCTGCTGGCTACTTTACCACGTGTTATTGGTCCGGGCGAAAGCTTTACTTTACCTGCAACCGTATTTGCTACAGAAAATAACCTTAAAAACGTAACTGTTCAACTACAGGCACAGAATTTACAGGTAATTGGTAGTAAAACACAACAGCTTGGATTTAAACAACCAGGCGAACAGATGGCATATTTCGAAATCAAGGCTCCTGAGGTTACAGGTATTGCCAAGGTTAAGATCATTGCACAAAGCGGTACCGAGAAGGCTGTTTATGATATAGAGATGGACATTCGTAATCCTAATCCGTTTGTTACCAATGTGGTATCGGCAGTAGTTGAACCGGGTGCCAATTGGTCGTTAAACTATGCGCCTATTGGTATGGCTGGTACAAATTCAGGGTCTATAGAGCTTTCGTCTATACCTCCTATCAATCTTAAAAAGCGCTTAAGTTACCTGATGCAATATCCGCATGGATGTGTAGAGCAAACTACTTCCGGTGTATTCCCTCAGTTATTCCTTAACCAATTAACTGCTTTAAATGAACAGCAAAAGGCAAATACAGAACGAAACATAAAAGCGGGTATTAACAGGTTGAAAGGCTTCCAGACTACTGATGGTGGTTTAAGTTACTGGCCGGGCGAAGGTACGTCTGATGAGTGGGGAACCAATTATGCAGGGCATTTCCTTGTAGAATCGCAAAATGCAGGATACACCCTTCCAGTAGGAATGATTGATGAACTTGTTCGTTATTTAAAAACAAAAGCCAATAACTGGGCGCCAAATAGCAGTAATTTTTATGGTGGTGATCTTTCTCAGTCGTACAGGTTATATGTGCTTGCGTTGGCCAAGAGACCGGAAATAGCAGCAATGAACAGATTAAGGGCATTCGAATACCTTTCTGTATCTGCAAAATGGCGTTTGGCTGCCGCATATAAACTTGCCGGACAAGCAGATGCGGCCAATAAACTGATAAAAGATTTACCTACTGAAATAAAACCTTACAATCAGCTAGGCGGCACTTATGGTTCTGATTTAAGAGATGAGGCCATGATATTGGAAACACTGACTCTATTGGGCCGTAAAGGTACAGCAGCGCAGTTATTGCAGTCGGTAGCTACCAGATTAGGTAAAGATGATTGGTACAGTACACAAACTACAGCTTACAGTTTACTAGGCATCGCTAAGTTTTGTGGTGTAAATTCTTCATCAAATAACCTTAAATACAGCTATACTATTGATGGTAAAAAAGGCAATGTAAATTCAAACCAGTACATTGTTAGCACGCCACTGGCGTTTAAAGGCAATGTGGCTGTTACCAATACCAGCGACAGGGTGTTGTTTGCACGTTTAATTTTACAGGGGCAACCTTCGGCCGGACAAAATAATTTCCAACCGAACAACCCTGATCTGTTAGACATGAGTATCAGCTATAAATTACTTAATGGCAAGGTGCTGGATCCCACTACTTTGAAACAAGGCACAGACTTTTATGCTGAAGTTGTGGTTAAAAATCCGGGTAAGAGTGGATATTATGAGCAAATGGCACTTACACAGATCTTCCCATCGGGATGGGAAATCATTAATACCCGCGTAAATGACAATGAAAGCATCATTGCTTCATCGCCATATACTTACAGGGATATTAGAGATGATCGTGTGTTTACTTATTTTAACCTGCGTGAGAACGAAACGGTTATTTATAAAGTGCTTTTAAATGCATCTTATATTGGTAGGTACTATTTATCGGCTGTTCAGTGCGAAGCAATGTATAACAACAGCATAAGTGCAACAGAAGCAGGAAATTGGGTGCAGGTTATTAAATAAGCAAGTGGGTAGGTATAAAGTAAGTGAGTAGTTGTAAATTAACCAAAACAGGACTTCCTGAAACCGGACTTCCGTCATCTCGACAAAGGAGAGATCTCTTGAATAGCAGCAACAAGAGATCCTTTGCTTCGCTCTGGATGACGGATGTTGTTTTCCTCATTTTACTACTTATATTCCTGTTTTCTTTGCCTTCAAAGCTTTTTGTAAGCCCTACCTCCTATGTTGTAGAAGCTTCAAATGGCGATTTATTAAGCGCTTCTATTGCTAAAGATGGGCAATGGCGTTTCCCTGTAGCCGACAACATACCAGAGAAATTTGCGCAATGTCTGGTCGCTTTTGAAGATAAACGTTTCTATTACCACCCCGGTGTAGATCCTATTGCTATGGCCAGAGCTATGCGCCAAAACTTTAAAGCCAAAAGTGTGATAAGTGGCGGAAGCACAATAAGCATGCAGGTGATCAGACTATCCAGACGCGAAAGCAGAACAGTTTGGCAAAAGCTAATAGAGATTATCCTGGCTATCAGACTAGAAGCCAGCTATTCAAAAAAAGAAATTTTAAAGCTCTATGCCGGCAACGCCCCCTTTGGGAGTAACGTGGTTGGATTGGATGCTGCAGCATGGAGGTACTTCGGCCGCAGTGCCGAAAGTTTATCCTGGGGAGAGATGGCTACACTGGCGGTGCTACCAAATAGCCCGTCACTGGTACACCCTGGCAAAAACTCTCCCCGACTGATCAAAAAACGGAACGATCTGCTGGATAAATTAGCGGTATTAAAAATCATAGACCAATCAACCGCCAATCTATCTAAGCTGGAGCCTATTCCGGGCAAACCACAACAACTGCCTCAAAACGCACCGCATTTACTTAACAGATTTAAGGCAGAGCGGTCGGCTTTAAAAACAGGATCTACAAGGATCACTTCTACACTTGATTATGATTTGCAACTACGGGTAAGCAGTTTGCTGAAGCGCTACAACAACCGATATCGGGCAAACGACATTAACAACATTGCAGCATTGGTTTTAGATGTAAAAAAAGGTACTGTACTTAGTTATGTTGGCAACATCTACCAACCGGAAAATACCGAACTGGAAAGTCATGTGGATATGATTAAGGCACCAAGGAGTCCGGGAAGTACATTAAAACCCATTCTGTACGCCAGTATGTTAAATGATGGCTTTATACTTCCTAAAACTTTAATAGCCGATATACCCACTCAAATAGGCGGCTACTCGCCCCAAAATTATGATATGGGCTACGATGGTGCCATACAAGCCGATAGAGCGCTGAGCCGCTCTCTAAACATCCCTGCGGTTAAAATGCTGCAGAACTACAAGTACCAAAGGTTTTATGATAAGCTTAAACAATTGGGCTTTACTACGCTAAACAAACCAGCCGATCATTATGGGCTTTCACTTATTCTTGGTGGCAGCGAGGTAACGATGTGGGACCTGGCAAGAACTTATATGGGAATGGCCAGAACGCTTAACCATTTTAATGATTATAAAGGCAGGTACAATCCGCATGATTACGATGAGCCTTTGTATGTGAACGAACAGCGGGATAAACGTTTTGATGAGTTTGAGA contains the following coding sequences:
- a CDS encoding 5'-nucleotidase C-terminal domain-containing protein: MVEPIKSFRNYLALSVVLLVASCSSGYHLVKTNRAEYNVNKELTVDSSIIKTYLPYKAQLDAEMNKVIGHSAAQMSKKSSDTLPESLLSNFFSDAVLEQALKYDQNIDFALPSTKGGLRVDFPKGNVTVSNVFELMPFENQLIIFTLKGTDVQQVLDYIASTNGQPVARLQMKIIDKKPTDVLVNGKPFDVNKTYKVLTSDYIGGGGDNVPAFKNAIDQKVIGLKIRDALMNYVIETEAAGKTINPKLDGRITKN
- the topA gene encoding type I DNA topoisomerase is translated as MAKNLLIVESPAKAKTIEGYLGKDFLVKSSYGHIRDLIKGDMGIDISNNFAQTYEVPSDKKQVVAELRKLAKEAEMVWLASDEDREGEAISWHLYETLGLKEAKTKRIVFHEITKPAILKAIETPRTIDYNLVHAQQARRVLDRLVGFELSPVLWKKVKPSLSAGRVQSVAVRLIVDREREVNKFNASAAFKITAQFSTGKGKEIVRAELPQRFEKEADAEQFLTDCIDAGFAVDSLETKPAKRNPAAPFTTSTLQQEASRKLGYSVSRTMQIAQRLYESGRITYMRTDSVNLSETALQAAASEIKSAYGDKYHHLRVYKTKSAGAQEAHEAIRPTYFNHHTVPGDSSEQRLYELIWKRAIASQMSEALFEKTTAQIGISTRKENLIAEGEVLKFDGFLKVYLESSDDDDLEDSEGNSMLPPLVRGQELTLKEMNATERFSRPPARYTEASLVKKLEELGIGRPSTYAPTISTIQNRGYVVKEDRDGRQRSFSAIVLANGAIKKQIKTEITGAEKGKLFPTDIGEVVNDFLVEHFKGIVDFNFTASVEKEFDEIAQGLQEWTKMLHSFYTPFHNEVETTLENADRANGERLLGVDPVSGKNVYAKVGKFGPLVQIGQNDDEEKPRYASLSKSQSVATVTLENALEQFKLPFQLEDYEGKEVSVGVGRFGPYVKWGDAYISVPKNEDPLSIDRDRAIEIIGEKITADAPVAHYQNLPVTKGKGRFGPFIKWNDLFINVPKAYNFDNLKQSDIEELIGKKIEKEANRFIQQWAEEKIAIENGRWGPFIRFGKEMLKLRKNPTTNDKYTQEELEVISLDEVKKLIVEQVPNAFEPKTKKAAAKKTGTTAKKVTAKAPAKKKVAAKK
- the pbpC gene encoding penicillin-binding protein 1C, coding for MSSCKLTKTGLPETGLPSSRQRRDLLNSSNKRSFASLWMTDVVFLILLLIFLFSLPSKLFVSPTSYVVEASNGDLLSASIAKDGQWRFPVADNIPEKFAQCLVAFEDKRFYYHPGVDPIAMARAMRQNFKAKSVISGGSTISMQVIRLSRRESRTVWQKLIEIILAIRLEASYSKKEILKLYAGNAPFGSNVVGLDAAAWRYFGRSAESLSWGEMATLAVLPNSPSLVHPGKNSPRLIKKRNDLLDKLAVLKIIDQSTANLSKLEPIPGKPQQLPQNAPHLLNRFKAERSALKTGSTRITSTLDYDLQLRVSSLLKRYNNRYRANDINNIAALVLDVKKGTVLSYVGNIYQPENTELESHVDMIKAPRSPGSTLKPILYASMLNDGFILPKTLIADIPTQIGGYSPQNYDMGYDGAIQADRALSRSLNIPAVKMLQNYKYQRFYDKLKQLGFTTLNKPADHYGLSLILGGSEVTMWDLARTYMGMARTLNHFNDYKGRYNPHDYDEPLYVNEQRDKRFDEFETEVNSAIDHGSIWNAFNAMEELMRPGEEGLWEQFSSSQRLAWKTGTSFGFRDAWAVGLNPNYVVCVWVGNADGEGRPGLTGIDAAAPVMFDIFKQLPVVKWFKTPTSKLKKIVVCKESGYKAGEYCTDKVIQLVSPAGEKTGLCPYHKMVHLDRTGTYRVTDECEAPSAMVHKSWFILPPSMEYYYKIKNSDYKELPPFKPGCGDAGNNFVMEMIYPRNYATVYIPVEFDGTRGKIVLNATHRNANAKIYWHIDNEYVATTKNYHQLAVSPAPGKHILTLVDENGERLVQHFTVLEKEKEKN
- a CDS encoding glutathione peroxidase gives rise to the protein MNTLLILLSLLFTPPTKNVYDFSFKTIDGKEIKLSKFKGKKILIVNTASKCGFTPQYEDLEKLQKQYGKNVVLIGFPAGNFGGQELATNSEIKEFCTGKYNVTFLLSEKSSVKGDDISPLFKYLTSQENPDFTGDIQWNFEKFLINEKGQLVHRFRSKVKPLDEAITKNL
- a CDS encoding alpha-2-macroglobulin family protein; this translates as MESSRSSFVQRNKKPLIIGSVAVVLLGIASIFFFKKEKPKDYNQKYSKYIEAYTSGTISKKSFIRVHLASEVKTMSDVGVADTRDLFSFSPSVKGKAYWIDAQTVEFRPDEPLKSGETYEANFDLSKVTETEKDLEEFEFGFRVIRPGMSLSQDGLVSQNNTSLDYMKLKGEITTSDQEDPKAIEKALMLNFPQTLKIKWQHNPEKNTSAFTVDSIKKAGQDTKLTLKWSGETIDADSKGEQTVVVPAKGVFKILDMKAVQDLEDYALVQLSEPVGVAQDLAGLISLSGLSDLRFTIDGSQVKVYSALALEGNYAFTINSGIENINGKKLGAGKTANIIFENKLPSVVIAGSGTILPNSGKLVLPFEATNLRAVDVTVIKIYENNIPQFFQTNSYKDGSEIRRVGKPVVQKTIRLDEDKALNLHKKNRFTLDLDKLIKTEPGAMYRITIGFRNEYNVFKCAEVTNDEATSDDDYRGYGEKIDEDDEFWERYNSYYPNNYRWEDRDNPCTPSYYTNDKWASRNVMASNIGIIAKRGNDNSMLVVTSDLLTAKPMSGVTLELLDYQRQIIHTVKTDGDGMATFDLKRKPFLLIAKNGDERGYLKMDDGSSLPLSRFDVGGDVVQNGLKGYIYGERGVWRPGDSIFVSFILEDKLKKLPGGYPVTFELYNPQGQLIKRIINGKPLNGFYAFKTATENTAPTGNWLAKVKAGGAVFSKTIKVETVMPNRLKINFNIGNAAYLGVGGASSATLSANWLFGSVGKSLKAKVDVNLNTMKTTFKGFDEYTFDNPTVAFQSQVKTIFEGTLNENGTAVVNTSLNENNTAPGMLKANFTTKVFEAGGNFSIDNFSIPYHVYNNYYGIKTPDGEKLSGMLVTGKDHKVNIVNVDRNGKLVQGGKTVEVELYKVQWRWWWDQDDQNSYANFTQNSYNKLVKKESITLSNGKGSWNLRIDEPEWGRYLILVRDVNGGHVTGKSVYVDWPGWAQREQANNPTEASMLSFTANKTKFNVGEDVVLTIPSGKGGRALISIENGSRVLKTFWTETKAGQTQFTFKAEKNMAPNVFAVVSLLQPHAQTVNDLPIRMYGAIPLLIEDPETILKPVIKMADKIKPETENSITVAEQNGKAMTYTIAIVDEGLLDLTRFKTPDPHSAFYAREGLGVKTWDLFDYVLGAWGGNLERILSIGGDGSVNRNLNPAKANRFVPVVKYLGPFALGKGESKTHKFTLPQYIGAVRAMVVAGQDGAYGFAEKSVQVKKPLMLLATLPRVIGPGESFTLPATVFATENNLKNVTVQLQAQNLQVIGSKTQQLGFKQPGEQMAYFEIKAPEVTGIAKVKIIAQSGTEKAVYDIEMDIRNPNPFVTNVVSAVVEPGANWSLNYAPIGMAGTNSGSIELSSIPPINLKKRLSYLMQYPHGCVEQTTSGVFPQLFLNQLTALNEQQKANTERNIKAGINRLKGFQTTDGGLSYWPGEGTSDEWGTNYAGHFLVESQNAGYTLPVGMIDELVRYLKTKANNWAPNSSNFYGGDLSQSYRLYVLALAKRPEIAAMNRLRAFEYLSVSAKWRLAAAYKLAGQADAANKLIKDLPTEIKPYNQLGGTYGSDLRDEAMILETLTLLGRKGTAAQLLQSVATRLGKDDWYSTQTTAYSLLGIAKFCGVNSSSNNLKYSYTIDGKKGNVNSNQYIVSTPLAFKGNVAVTNTSDRVLFARLILQGQPSAGQNNFQPNNPDLLDMSISYKLLNGKVLDPTTLKQGTDFYAEVVVKNPGKSGYYEQMALTQIFPSGWEIINTRVNDNESIIASSPYTYRDIRDDRVFTYFNLRENETVIYKVLLNASYIGRYYLSAVQCEAMYNNSISATEAGNWVQVIK